One part of the Anaeromyxobacter sp. Fw109-5 genome encodes these proteins:
- the ftsW gene encoding putative lipid II flippase FtsW produces the protein MSRAEDAPAPRAGTTVDGILVAALLALTALGAVMVYSASAIPASQSARLGHDEFYYLKRQLAAAVAGVGLLLLALRLGTRRISALAYPMLGVTFLTLLLVPLVGKSAGGAQRWIPLGPVQFQPAEAAKVALVLYLARSLARKQEKVRVFSIGLLPHLLVTGALVVLCLWQSDLGTGVILFLVLFAMLFAAGARVSYLLGAGLLALPIAWHLVKSTPYRYERVMAFLDPERYRSGAGFQLWESLLGTAHGGWLGQGLGQGKGKLFYLPAAHTDFIAAVIAEETGLLGILLLVGLYAVVVWRGVRAALNASEPFGCYAALGVTSLVGAQALVNLAVVFGLLPTKGLTLPFVSYGGSSLMTLLGASGVLLAVSGERGGFLRRAPSAVRVGAGDGVRLDRGAEGTTP, from the coding sequence ATGAGCAGAGCCGAGGACGCGCCCGCGCCGCGGGCGGGCACGACGGTGGACGGGATCCTGGTCGCGGCCCTGCTCGCGCTCACCGCGCTCGGCGCGGTGATGGTGTACTCCGCGAGCGCCATCCCCGCGTCCCAGAGCGCCCGGCTCGGACACGACGAGTTCTACTACCTGAAGCGCCAGCTCGCGGCGGCCGTCGCCGGGGTCGGCCTCCTCCTCCTCGCGCTGCGCCTCGGGACGCGCCGGATCTCGGCCCTCGCGTACCCCATGCTCGGCGTCACCTTCCTCACGCTGCTGCTCGTGCCCCTCGTCGGGAAGAGCGCGGGCGGCGCGCAGCGCTGGATCCCGCTCGGCCCGGTGCAGTTCCAGCCCGCCGAGGCGGCGAAGGTCGCGCTCGTGCTCTACCTCGCCCGCTCGCTCGCGCGGAAGCAGGAGAAGGTACGGGTCTTCTCCATCGGCCTCCTGCCGCACCTGCTCGTGACCGGCGCGCTCGTCGTGCTGTGCCTGTGGCAGAGCGATCTCGGCACCGGCGTCATCCTGTTCCTCGTGCTGTTCGCGATGCTGTTCGCGGCGGGCGCGCGCGTCTCCTACCTCCTCGGCGCCGGGCTCCTCGCGCTGCCGATCGCCTGGCACCTCGTGAAGTCCACGCCGTACCGGTACGAGCGCGTGATGGCGTTCCTGGACCCCGAGCGCTACCGCTCCGGCGCCGGGTTCCAGCTGTGGGAGTCGCTGCTCGGCACCGCGCACGGGGGCTGGCTCGGCCAGGGGCTCGGCCAGGGGAAGGGGAAGCTCTTCTACCTGCCGGCGGCCCACACCGACTTCATCGCGGCGGTGATCGCGGAGGAGACCGGGCTGCTCGGCATCCTGCTGCTCGTGGGGCTCTACGCCGTCGTGGTCTGGCGCGGGGTGCGGGCCGCGCTGAACGCCTCGGAGCCGTTCGGCTGCTACGCCGCGCTCGGCGTGACCTCGCTCGTCGGGGCGCAGGCCCTCGTGAACCTGGCGGTCGTCTTCGGCCTGCTCCCGACGAAGGGGCTCACCCTGCCCTTCGTCTCCTACGGCGGCTCGTCGCTCATGACCCTGCTCGGCGCCTCGGGCGTGCTGCTCGCGGTGAGCGGCGAGCGTGGCGGGTTCCTGCGGCGGGCGCCGTCCGCGGTGCGGGTCGGAGCGGGCGACGGGGTGCGGCTCGACAGGGGAGCGGAAGGGACGACGCCATGA
- the murG gene encoding undecaprenyldiphospho-muramoylpentapeptide beta-N-acetylglucosaminyltransferase, producing the protein MRMLIAGGGTGGHVFPGIALAEEVVGRHPGNDVVFVGTERGLEAKVVPAAGFPIELIDVKGLKGKGILSLLLNLLLVPRALLQSHRILRKWRPDVVVGVGGYASGPVVLVAWLLRIPTAVQEQNAIAGFTNRVLGRFVDAAFTAFPEAARHFAGRKVYQLGNPIRRTLMENYMRPEVKHPRPRMLVFGGSQGAHALNMRVIEALPHLADLREALAVTHQTGARDREQVEKGYRACGFEPDVREFIHDMSAAYAGADLVVCRAGATTLAELTVCKKPAILVPFPAAADNHQVVNARSLVVAGAAVMIEERDLTGELLAAEIRAILTHPERRERMARAAGRLGSPQAAKEIADVCAELVRRRWGSPAGQERPGHGPVRPPDLA; encoded by the coding sequence ATGAGGATGCTCATCGCCGGCGGCGGCACGGGCGGGCACGTGTTCCCCGGCATCGCGCTCGCGGAGGAGGTGGTCGGGCGCCACCCGGGCAACGACGTCGTGTTCGTCGGCACCGAGCGCGGCCTGGAGGCGAAGGTCGTCCCCGCGGCCGGCTTCCCGATCGAGCTCATCGACGTGAAGGGGCTGAAGGGGAAGGGGATCCTCTCCCTCCTCCTCAACCTGCTCCTCGTGCCCCGCGCGCTCCTGCAGTCGCACCGGATCCTCCGCAAGTGGCGGCCGGACGTGGTGGTCGGCGTGGGCGGGTACGCGAGCGGGCCGGTCGTCCTCGTGGCCTGGCTGCTCCGCATCCCCACCGCGGTGCAGGAGCAGAACGCCATCGCCGGCTTCACGAACCGCGTCCTCGGCCGGTTCGTGGACGCCGCGTTCACGGCCTTCCCCGAGGCGGCACGCCACTTCGCCGGACGCAAGGTCTACCAGCTCGGCAACCCGATCCGCCGCACGCTCATGGAGAACTACATGCGGCCGGAGGTGAAGCACCCGCGGCCGAGGATGCTCGTCTTCGGGGGGTCGCAGGGCGCCCACGCGCTCAACATGCGCGTCATCGAGGCGCTGCCGCACCTCGCCGATCTGCGCGAGGCGCTCGCCGTGACGCACCAGACCGGGGCGCGCGACCGCGAGCAGGTGGAGAAGGGCTACCGCGCCTGCGGGTTCGAGCCGGACGTGCGCGAGTTCATCCACGACATGAGCGCGGCGTACGCCGGCGCGGACCTCGTGGTCTGCCGCGCCGGGGCGACCACGCTCGCCGAGCTCACCGTCTGCAAGAAGCCGGCGATCCTCGTGCCCTTCCCCGCCGCCGCCGACAACCACCAGGTGGTGAACGCGCGCAGCCTGGTGGTCGCCGGCGCCGCCGTGATGATCGAGGAGCGCGACCTCACCGGCGAGCTGCTCGCGGCGGAGATCCGCGCCATCCTCACCCACCCGGAGCGGCGCGAGCGGATGGCGCGCGCCGCCGGCCGGCTCGGCAGCCCGCAGGCGGCGAAGGAGATCGCCGACGTCTGCGCCGAGCTGGTGCGCCGCCGCTGGGGCTCCCCCGCCGGCCAGGAGCGCCCCGGCCACGGCCCCGTTCGCCCGCCCGACCTCGCCTAG
- the murC gene encoding UDP-N-acetylmuramate--L-alanine ligase: protein MSLFRSRPAKIHFVGIGGIGMSGIAEVLLNLGYAVSGSDLKESEITRRLASLGGRVQRGHAAQHVEQVDVVVTSSAVRKDNPEVVEARRRKIPIIPRAEMLAELMRLKYGVAIAGSHGKTTTTSLAAHLLAHAGLDPTAVVGGKVNTFGSNAKLGRGDYMVVEADESDGSFLHIPPTIAIVTNIDPEHLDHWKTEEALRKGFLDFVNRVPFYGRAILCIDHPTVQSLLPEVESRYVTYGESHQADYRADGIEVSGHAVRFDAFRRDEPLGRFEVRLVGRHNALNALAVVAIADEMGVPADVTREALASFGGVQRRFTVRGEAGGVTVVDDYGHHPAEVKATLLGAREAFHRRVVCLFQPHRYTRTRDLLPEFATAFNDADVLLLTDIYAAGEEPIPGATSEALAEAIRACGHRDVSLVPRPELARAARQRVRPGDIVLTLGAGDITAAGPELLGLLEA, encoded by the coding sequence ATGAGCCTCTTCCGTTCCAGACCCGCCAAGATCCACTTCGTCGGCATCGGCGGCATCGGCATGAGCGGCATCGCCGAGGTGCTGCTCAACCTGGGCTACGCCGTCTCGGGCTCCGACCTGAAGGAGTCGGAGATCACCCGCCGGCTCGCGTCGCTCGGCGGCCGCGTCCAGCGCGGCCACGCCGCGCAGCACGTGGAGCAGGTGGACGTGGTGGTCACCTCCTCCGCCGTGCGCAAGGACAACCCCGAGGTCGTGGAGGCCCGCCGGCGGAAGATCCCGATCATCCCGCGCGCCGAGATGCTCGCCGAGCTCATGCGGCTCAAGTACGGCGTCGCCATCGCGGGCTCGCACGGCAAGACCACCACCACCTCGCTCGCCGCGCACCTCCTCGCCCACGCCGGGCTCGATCCCACCGCGGTGGTGGGCGGCAAGGTGAACACCTTCGGCTCCAACGCGAAGCTCGGCCGGGGCGACTACATGGTCGTCGAGGCGGACGAGTCCGACGGCTCGTTCCTGCACATCCCGCCGACCATCGCCATCGTCACCAACATCGACCCCGAGCACCTCGACCACTGGAAGACGGAGGAGGCGCTCCGCAAGGGCTTCCTCGACTTCGTGAACCGCGTCCCCTTCTACGGCCGCGCCATCCTCTGCATCGATCACCCGACGGTCCAGTCGCTCCTGCCCGAGGTGGAGAGCCGCTACGTCACCTACGGCGAGAGCCACCAGGCCGACTACCGCGCGGACGGCATCGAGGTCTCCGGCCACGCCGTGCGGTTCGACGCGTTCCGGCGCGACGAGCCGCTGGGTCGCTTCGAGGTGCGCCTGGTCGGACGCCACAACGCCCTGAACGCCCTCGCGGTGGTGGCGATCGCCGACGAGATGGGGGTCCCCGCGGACGTGACCCGCGAGGCCCTGGCGTCCTTCGGCGGCGTGCAGCGCCGCTTCACGGTGCGCGGCGAGGCGGGGGGCGTGACGGTGGTGGACGACTACGGCCACCACCCGGCCGAGGTGAAGGCGACGCTCCTCGGCGCGCGCGAGGCCTTCCACCGGCGCGTGGTGTGCCTGTTCCAGCCGCACCGCTACACCCGCACCCGCGACCTCCTCCCCGAGTTCGCCACCGCCTTCAACGACGCGGACGTGCTCCTCCTCACCGACATCTACGCGGCCGGCGAGGAGCCCATCCCCGGCGCGACGAGCGAGGCGCTCGCCGAGGCCATCCGCGCCTGCGGCCATCGCGACGTGTCCCTCGTGCCGCGCCCGGAGCTCGCGCGCGCGGCGCGGCAGCGGGTCCGGCCGGGCGACATCGTCCTCACCCTCGGCGCCGGCGACATCACCGCCGCCGGCCCCGAGCTGCTCGGGCTGCTCGAGGCGTAG
- the murB gene encoding UDP-N-acetylmuramate dehydrogenase: MAGALRGPGDADWRAEIERRVRGEVLRDAPLAPRTAVRVGGPADLLVRPADPGALAALLRAVRELSVPLTILGGGANTLVADAGVRGVVLRLPQGFGEEARDGERLVLGAGAPTSRLWVRAHAAGLVGIEFVAGIPGTLGGAVAMNAGTKIGEMKDVVSAVELATADGAGFVPAASLGFAYRTCRLPAGAVITRVQLTLRPGDVAESERIMQADRDGRRRTQPLDRPTFGSTFTNPPGDFAGRLVEAVGLKGHRVGGATWSDVHANFVSNLGGATARDVLALMRLARTRVKQRFGISLETEVRLVGEFHAEDLEGLRA, encoded by the coding sequence GTGGCGGGCGCGCTCCGCGGGCCGGGCGACGCCGACTGGCGCGCCGAGATCGAGCGCCGCGTGCGCGGCGAGGTCCTGCGCGACGCGCCGCTCGCGCCGCGCACGGCGGTGCGCGTCGGCGGACCGGCGGACCTGCTGGTGCGCCCGGCCGATCCCGGCGCGCTCGCCGCGCTGCTGCGCGCCGTGCGCGAGCTCTCGGTGCCGCTCACCATCCTGGGCGGCGGCGCGAACACGCTCGTCGCCGACGCCGGCGTGCGGGGGGTCGTCCTGCGGCTGCCGCAGGGGTTCGGCGAGGAGGCGCGGGACGGGGAACGCCTCGTGCTCGGGGCCGGCGCGCCCACCAGCCGGCTCTGGGTCCGCGCTCACGCGGCGGGGCTCGTCGGGATCGAGTTCGTGGCGGGGATCCCCGGCACCCTCGGCGGCGCGGTGGCCATGAACGCGGGGACGAAGATCGGCGAGATGAAGGACGTCGTGTCCGCGGTGGAGCTCGCCACGGCCGACGGCGCGGGCTTCGTGCCCGCGGCGTCGCTCGGCTTCGCCTACCGCACCTGCCGCCTGCCCGCGGGCGCGGTGATCACGCGCGTCCAGCTCACGCTCCGGCCCGGGGACGTCGCCGAGAGCGAGCGGATCATGCAGGCGGATCGCGACGGCCGCCGCCGCACGCAGCCCCTCGATCGGCCCACGTTCGGCTCGACCTTCACGAACCCGCCCGGCGACTTCGCCGGACGCCTCGTCGAGGCGGTGGGCCTGAAGGGGCACCGTGTCGGCGGGGCCACGTGGTCGGACGTCCACGCGAACTTCGTCTCCAACCTGGGGGGCGCGACCGCGCGCGACGTGCTCGCGCTCATGCGGCTCGCGCGGACGCGGGTGAAGCAGCGGTTCGGGATCTCGCTCGAGACGGAGGTCCGGCTCGTGGGCGAGTTCCATGCAGAGGATCTCGAGGGGCTGCGCGCGTAG
- a CDS encoding D-alanine--D-alanine ligase gives MGKWTGKKVAVLYGGRSSEREVSLRTGAACADALRARGHDVTLVDVDAELPARLRELRVDVAFVALHGRWGEDGCVQGLLECMGIPYTGSGVTASAMGMDKTVSKAIFKALGLDVIEYRAFPPARAAEIDLRDLPFGVPCVVKPAGEGSSVGVQIVKDAARLADACREAARYKGDVVVERYVKGTEVNVAVLEGKALGAIEIAPANEFYDYAAKYTAGTTRYYYPARIPEAHASRVMAAAEAAHRGLGCSGVTRVDFIVAPDGTPFILEVNTLPGMTATSLVPKIAAGLGLAFPELCERILDGAALKA, from the coding sequence ATGGGCAAGTGGACCGGCAAGAAGGTCGCGGTGCTGTACGGCGGTCGCTCCTCGGAGCGCGAGGTCTCGCTCCGCACCGGCGCGGCCTGCGCCGACGCGCTCCGCGCGAGGGGGCACGACGTCACCCTCGTGGACGTGGACGCCGAGCTCCCGGCGCGGCTGCGCGAGCTCCGCGTCGACGTGGCCTTCGTCGCGCTGCACGGCCGCTGGGGCGAGGACGGCTGCGTGCAGGGGCTCCTCGAGTGCATGGGCATCCCCTACACCGGCTCGGGCGTCACCGCGTCCGCCATGGGCATGGACAAGACGGTCTCGAAGGCGATCTTCAAGGCGCTCGGGCTCGACGTCATCGAGTACCGCGCCTTCCCGCCGGCGCGCGCCGCCGAGATCGACCTCCGCGACCTGCCGTTCGGCGTCCCGTGCGTCGTGAAGCCCGCGGGCGAGGGCTCCTCGGTGGGCGTCCAGATCGTGAAGGACGCGGCGCGGCTCGCCGACGCCTGCCGCGAGGCGGCGCGCTACAAGGGCGACGTCGTGGTCGAGCGCTACGTGAAGGGGACCGAGGTGAACGTCGCGGTGCTCGAAGGGAAGGCGCTCGGCGCCATCGAGATCGCCCCCGCGAACGAGTTCTACGACTACGCCGCCAAGTACACCGCGGGGACCACCAGGTACTACTACCCGGCGCGCATCCCCGAGGCCCACGCGAGCCGCGTCATGGCGGCGGCCGAGGCGGCACACCGCGGGCTCGGCTGCAGCGGGGTGACGCGGGTGGACTTCATCGTCGCGCCCGACGGGACGCCGTTCATCCTCGAGGTGAACACGCTGCCCGGCATGACCGCCACCTCGCTCGTGCCGAAGATCGCGGCGGGGCTCGGCCTCGCGTTCCCCGAGCTCTGCGAGCGGATCCTCGACGGCGCGGCCCTCAAGGCGTAG